A window of the Thermoplasmata archaeon genome harbors these coding sequences:
- a CDS encoding ATPase domain-containing protein: MKGLVPMPSKERDAGSERERCLTGIQGLDHILNGGIPRGNTVLVSGSVGTGKTSICIEFLVRGALQGENSLYLSVTEPTDKLLRNVIPFDFWDDKLLKQGKLQFVDLPKLYEKLGIDKDELSLEESRLLTDTLLGLVEEGKVRRLVLDSATSVAYRIKEQERIRDFLLRLGLKLSPKRCTSLLVAENPPHADGYSRFGLEEAIADGVVVLGNLERRGDLLRTLQVVKMRGTQHSRAKYVLDLTTCGVLLVPLLKGGSVSGGA; the protein is encoded by the coding sequence GTGAAAGGCCTCGTTCCGATGCCCTCGAAGGAGCGCGACGCGGGTAGCGAACGCGAGCGGTGCCTCACGGGAATCCAAGGGCTCGACCACATCCTGAACGGCGGCATCCCCCGGGGCAACACGGTCCTGGTGTCCGGGAGCGTGGGCACGGGGAAGACGTCCATCTGCATCGAGTTCCTGGTCCGCGGCGCGCTCCAGGGGGAGAACTCCCTGTACCTGAGCGTCACGGAGCCCACGGACAAGCTCCTCCGGAACGTGATCCCGTTCGACTTCTGGGACGACAAGCTCCTGAAGCAGGGGAAGCTCCAGTTCGTCGACCTCCCCAAGCTGTACGAGAAGCTGGGCATCGATAAGGACGAGCTGAGCCTCGAGGAATCCCGCCTCCTGACGGACACGCTCCTCGGGTTGGTCGAGGAAGGCAAGGTGCGACGCCTCGTCCTCGATTCCGCCACGTCGGTCGCGTATCGGATTAAGGAGCAGGAGCGGATCCGGGACTTCCTCCTGCGGCTCGGGCTGAAGCTGAGCCCCAAGCGATGCACGTCCCTGCTCGTCGCGGAGAACCCGCCGCATGCAGACGGGTACTCCCGGTTCGGCCTCGAGGAGGCCATCGCGGACGGCGTGGTCGTGCTGGGCAACCTCGAGCGCCGCGGCGACCTCCTGCGCACGCTCCAGGTCGTCAAGATGCGCGGAACCCAGCACAGCCGCGCGAAGTACGTCCTCGACCTGACCACGTGCGGCGTCCTCCTC